A genomic stretch from Mycobacterium paraterrae includes:
- a CDS encoding FAD-binding protein, with translation MTAALAADASGLSTLIVEKSSQFGGSTALSGGGIWVPGAPAQRRAGYTPDPDEVVDYLRRITDGLVSDARIRQYVDAAPEMMEFLEKLSPWLEFVWKPGYADYYPELPGGSELGSTINVPPIDLRVLGDEEQNLLTPLALAPRGIKELRSFYQVRQSWAGKGVLVKLVWRMVRARVFGDRMAAIGQSLAARLRLALKDRGIPLWLDTPMTQLLTDDGSVVGAVVLKNGRPQRIGARRGVIVATGGFDHDMAWRKEHQPTLDQDWSFGNPSATGDGIRAGQQIGAAADMLDEAWWFPAIQWPDGRMQFMLNERMMPSQFIVNGAGKRFINEAAPYMDFGHAMIEGQKSGVTHIPCWLITDHRSFLRYVVAGHLPIPKIPFAPVPTGRKIPKTWLESGVVKAADTWDELAAKISVPPGELCRTATRFNELADKGHDDDFNRGDSVYDNYYGDPTLPNPNLYPLGKPPYYAFRMVLGDLGTSGGLRTDEYARVLRADDTVVRGLYAVGNASSAVMGRSYAGAGATIGPAMTFGYVAAKHLVSHSQQQPSVPGGTS, from the coding sequence ATGACCGCAGCGCTGGCCGCCGACGCGTCGGGCCTGTCCACCCTGATCGTCGAGAAGTCCAGCCAATTCGGCGGATCCACCGCGCTGTCCGGCGGCGGCATCTGGGTACCGGGAGCGCCCGCGCAACGACGGGCCGGCTACACACCCGATCCCGACGAGGTCGTCGACTACCTGAGGCGCATCACCGACGGCCTGGTCAGCGACGCCCGAATCCGGCAGTACGTCGACGCGGCGCCGGAGATGATGGAGTTCCTCGAAAAGCTCAGTCCATGGCTGGAATTCGTCTGGAAGCCCGGGTACGCCGACTACTACCCGGAACTTCCCGGGGGGTCCGAACTCGGCAGCACCATCAACGTCCCGCCGATCGACCTGCGCGTACTGGGCGACGAAGAGCAGAATCTCCTCACGCCGCTGGCGTTGGCACCTCGTGGAATCAAGGAGCTTCGCTCGTTCTACCAGGTGCGGCAGTCCTGGGCGGGCAAGGGTGTGCTGGTGAAGCTGGTCTGGCGGATGGTCCGGGCCCGTGTCTTCGGTGACCGGATGGCCGCCATCGGCCAGTCACTGGCCGCACGGCTGCGTCTGGCGCTAAAGGACCGGGGCATCCCGCTGTGGCTGGACACACCGATGACGCAACTGCTCACCGACGACGGGTCGGTGGTGGGCGCCGTGGTTCTGAAAAACGGTCGACCGCAACGCATCGGCGCACGCCGCGGCGTGATCGTCGCGACCGGCGGATTCGACCACGACATGGCCTGGCGCAAAGAACACCAACCGACGCTCGACCAGGACTGGAGCTTCGGCAACCCCTCGGCCACCGGCGACGGCATCCGGGCGGGCCAGCAGATCGGGGCCGCCGCCGACATGCTGGACGAAGCCTGGTGGTTCCCGGCGATCCAGTGGCCGGACGGGCGAATGCAGTTCATGCTCAACGAGCGGATGATGCCGTCGCAGTTCATCGTCAACGGCGCCGGCAAACGGTTCATCAACGAGGCCGCCCCGTATATGGACTTCGGCCACGCGATGATCGAAGGCCAGAAATCGGGCGTCACCCACATCCCATGCTGGCTCATCACCGACCACCGATCCTTTTTGCGCTACGTGGTGGCTGGCCACCTGCCGATTCCGAAGATCCCGTTCGCACCGGTACCCACCGGCCGTAAAATCCCCAAGACTTGGCTGGAATCCGGCGTGGTCAAGGCGGCCGACACGTGGGACGAGCTGGCGGCCAAGATCAGCGTGCCGCCCGGTGAATTATGTCGCACCGCTACACGTTTCAACGAGCTGGCAGATAAGGGCCACGACGACGACTTCAACCGGGGCGACAGCGTTTACGACAACTACTACGGTGATCCCACGCTGCCCAACCCCAACCTCTATCCGCTGGGCAAGCCGCCGTACTACGCATTCCGGATGGTTCTCGGCGACCTGGGCACGTCGGGCGGTCTGCGCACCGACGAATACGCGCGCGTGCTGCGCGCCGACGACACCGTGGTCCGCGGGCTCTACGCCGTGGGCAACGCCTCGTCGGCGGTCATGGGCAGAAGCTACGCCGGAGCCGGCGCCACTATCGGACCCGCGATGACTTTCGGCTACGTCGCAGCCAAACACCTTGTCAGCCATAGCCAACAACAACCGAGTGTTCCGGGAGGTACCAGTTGA
- a CDS encoding FAD-dependent oxidoreductase: MPWDQEVDVVVLGSGGAALAAALTAAASGASVAVYEKAATVGGTTAVSGGVVWIPAHNRSPDGELSIEDALSYLRAQSLGSMDDALVETFVRTGPAMLDFIEAHSSLRFEIAAGFPDYKPELPGGQPGGGRSLSAAPFDLNQLGEWSDRITAFPQDWSNVGFDAETRARLYAGGDPNADLCVAGTALIAGLLKGLLDAGVTPQTSARAEELIAENGRIIGVRIATEGGPLTVQARTGVILGTGGFEWNPALVNAFLRGPMHGSVSPPNNTGDGLRMAMAHGADLANMGEAWWVPIVQIPGDTIDGHQRSRSVRLERTRPRSIIVNRLGRRFVNEACDYNSMAGAFHYLDPRDGYVNDPAWMVFDSQHLKRYGFLGVDPDGPVPDWFCESADLNELSAKTGIALDGLNRTIGAWNHNVGEGVDPDFGRGSSAYDGYWGDEHATTLAGKTLGPVDTAPFYAVPVSVGAMGTKGGPRTDRDGRVLHVSGGSIPGLFAAGNAMGGVTGRAYGGAGGTIGPAMVFGYRAGYAAATGKSVD; the protein is encoded by the coding sequence ATGCCTTGGGATCAGGAAGTCGACGTCGTCGTGCTGGGTAGCGGAGGCGCCGCACTCGCCGCTGCGCTGACCGCCGCCGCCAGCGGCGCATCGGTGGCGGTCTACGAGAAGGCCGCGACGGTCGGTGGCACCACCGCCGTTTCTGGTGGCGTGGTGTGGATTCCGGCGCACAACCGCTCCCCCGATGGCGAACTGTCGATCGAGGATGCGCTCAGCTACCTGCGCGCCCAGTCGCTCGGCTCGATGGACGATGCGCTGGTTGAGACGTTCGTCCGGACCGGTCCCGCGATGCTCGACTTCATCGAGGCCCACAGCAGCCTGCGCTTCGAAATCGCGGCCGGATTCCCCGATTACAAGCCGGAGCTACCCGGCGGGCAGCCCGGGGGCGGGCGGTCGTTGAGCGCCGCCCCCTTCGACCTCAATCAACTCGGCGAGTGGAGCGACCGGATCACCGCGTTCCCACAGGACTGGTCGAACGTCGGGTTCGACGCCGAGACCCGGGCCCGGCTGTACGCCGGCGGCGACCCGAATGCCGACCTGTGCGTGGCGGGCACCGCACTGATCGCCGGGCTGCTCAAAGGTTTGCTCGACGCGGGCGTCACGCCGCAGACCAGTGCCCGCGCCGAGGAACTCATCGCCGAAAACGGGCGAATAATCGGCGTGCGGATCGCCACGGAAGGCGGCCCGTTGACCGTGCAGGCCCGCACCGGCGTCATCCTTGGCACCGGCGGATTCGAGTGGAATCCGGCTCTGGTCAACGCTTTTCTGCGTGGCCCGATGCACGGCTCCGTGTCGCCACCCAACAACACCGGCGACGGGCTGCGCATGGCGATGGCGCACGGCGCCGACTTGGCCAACATGGGCGAGGCCTGGTGGGTGCCGATCGTCCAGATCCCGGGCGACACGATCGACGGCCATCAACGCAGCCGCAGCGTGCGACTCGAGCGCACGCGGCCACGCAGCATCATCGTCAACCGGCTCGGCCGACGATTCGTCAACGAGGCGTGTGACTACAACTCGATGGCCGGCGCGTTCCACTACCTGGACCCGCGCGACGGCTACGTCAACGACCCGGCCTGGATGGTTTTCGACTCCCAGCACCTCAAGCGCTACGGGTTTTTGGGCGTGGACCCCGACGGCCCGGTCCCGGACTGGTTCTGCGAATCCGCGGATCTGAATGAGTTGTCCGCCAAGACCGGGATCGCACTCGACGGGCTGAACCGCACCATCGGCGCCTGGAACCACAATGTCGGCGAGGGGGTCGACCCCGACTTCGGCCGTGGCTCAAGCGCTTACGACGGGTACTGGGGCGACGAGCACGCCACGACACTCGCCGGTAAGACTCTCGGCCCGGTGGACACCGCGCCGTTCTACGCCGTTCCAGTGTCGGTAGGCGCGATGGGCACCAAAGGCGGACCGCGCACCGACCGCGACGGGCGCGTCCTGCATGTCAGCGGCGGGTCGATCCCTGGGCTGTTCGCCGCGGGAAACGCGATGGGCGGCGTGACCGGCCGAGCCTACGGCGGAGCTGGCGGAACCATCGGTCCGGCAATGGTTTTCGGCTACCGCGCCGGATATGCCGCCGCGACCGGAAAGTCCGTCGACTAG
- a CDS encoding cyclase family protein, giving the protein MASLTDFRRVSAEVSNWGRWGDDDELGTLNFITPEKVAEAAGLVKRGKVFPLGVDFGSSGPQGAFKFRHNPIHTMTVDGGDAYSLPRFGPEWVGNPSAQDMGNYFQDDLFRFNDDMIVMPLQCATQWDALSHVYYEDKLYNGFPADSVTSFGARHCGIDKVDGKGITSRGVLLDVARHRGVPTFIELGNPITTEELDEVARAQRVTIGRGDIVLVRTGWWARFVETGNGGEPGSGLDWLCASWLHDHDVAAVAADNLMVEDPVSGVTGTFMPMHMLCLRDMGLMLGEYWDLNALAADCAADGVYEFQLVAPPLRFTGAVGSPVNPIAIK; this is encoded by the coding sequence GTGGCCAGCCTGACCGATTTCCGCCGGGTGTCCGCCGAGGTGTCCAACTGGGGGCGTTGGGGTGACGACGACGAGCTCGGAACGCTGAACTTCATCACTCCGGAGAAGGTCGCAGAGGCGGCCGGTTTGGTCAAGCGCGGCAAGGTCTTTCCACTCGGCGTCGACTTCGGATCCTCAGGACCCCAGGGAGCATTCAAGTTTCGGCACAACCCGATTCACACCATGACCGTGGACGGTGGCGACGCGTATTCGCTACCGCGCTTCGGCCCGGAATGGGTCGGCAACCCTAGCGCCCAGGACATGGGGAATTACTTTCAAGACGACCTGTTCCGCTTCAACGACGACATGATCGTCATGCCGTTGCAGTGCGCCACCCAGTGGGATGCGCTGTCCCACGTCTACTACGAGGACAAGCTGTACAACGGCTTTCCCGCCGACTCGGTGACCAGCTTCGGCGCGCGGCACTGCGGCATCGACAAGGTCGACGGCAAGGGCATCACCTCACGCGGCGTCCTGCTCGACGTCGCGCGGCATCGCGGTGTGCCGACGTTCATCGAATTGGGAAATCCGATCACCACAGAGGAACTGGACGAGGTGGCCCGCGCGCAGCGCGTGACGATCGGACGCGGTGACATCGTCCTGGTCAGAACCGGTTGGTGGGCACGGTTTGTCGAGACCGGGAACGGCGGCGAACCCGGCTCGGGCCTGGACTGGCTGTGCGCATCCTGGTTGCACGACCACGATGTCGCCGCGGTGGCCGCCGATAACCTGATGGTCGAAGACCCGGTTTCGGGGGTGACGGGAACCTTCATGCCGATGCACATGCTGTGTCTTCGCGACATGGGATTGATGCTCGGTGAGTATTGGGATCTCAACGCGCTGGCCGCGGACTGCGCCGCGGACGGCGTCTACGAGTTCCAGCTCGTCGCGCCTCCCCTGAGGTTCACCGGCGCGGTCGGCTCGCCAGTTAACCCGATAGCGATCAAATAG
- a CDS encoding coniferyl-alcohol dehydrogenase has translation MGQIDELWRYDGRRAVVTGCASGIGAHVARQLTELGAHVVGLDKQLPTADVAEFHATDLTDPSSIDRAVESVGGRVDVLFNVAGVSSGIGDPLLVVTINFLGLRHITEALVESMPVGSSIVSVSSLAAREYRRNQDVTAGLLRTRSMPDGIDWCTSHPEALADGGYRLSKEAIILYTMSKTADLGARGIRINCTGPGVTETPILDQLRAAYGQDYLDDIPKPLGRVSTPAEQAAALVFLNSQAASYISGHILWVDGGNIGSAVARELEEGQAVWPA, from the coding sequence TTGGGGCAGATCGACGAGCTGTGGCGCTACGACGGCCGGCGCGCGGTTGTCACCGGGTGTGCGTCCGGCATCGGCGCGCATGTAGCGCGCCAGCTCACCGAATTGGGCGCGCACGTCGTCGGGCTGGACAAGCAACTGCCAACGGCTGACGTCGCGGAGTTCCACGCGACAGATCTCACCGACCCGTCATCGATCGACCGCGCGGTGGAGTCAGTGGGCGGCCGGGTCGACGTGTTGTTCAACGTCGCCGGGGTATCGTCCGGTATCGGCGATCCGCTGCTGGTCGTCACGATCAACTTCCTCGGCCTGCGCCACATCACCGAGGCACTGGTGGAATCGATGCCCGTCGGCTCGTCGATCGTAAGCGTCTCGTCGCTCGCCGCGAGGGAATACCGTCGGAACCAGGATGTGACAGCAGGCCTACTGCGCACGCGCTCGATGCCCGACGGAATCGACTGGTGCACCAGCCATCCCGAGGCACTGGCCGACGGCGGCTATCGATTGTCCAAAGAAGCGATCATCCTCTACACCATGAGCAAGACGGCGGATCTCGGTGCCCGAGGCATCCGGATCAACTGCACCGGACCCGGGGTTACCGAAACCCCGATCCTCGACCAACTGCGCGCGGCCTACGGCCAGGACTACCTCGACGACATCCCCAAGCCGTTGGGCCGGGTATCGACCCCCGCCGAACAGGCTGCCGCGTTGGTGTTCCTGAATAGCCAGGCCGCCAGCTATATTTCGGGCCACATACTGTGGGTCGACGGCGGCAACATCGGCTCAGCAGTGGCACGTGAACTCGAGGAAGGGCAAGCAGTGTGGCCAGCCTGA
- a CDS encoding alpha/beta fold hydrolase, whose protein sequence is MAEHESVWSDLQGVPFAQGYLNAAGVRTRYLHAGDDSKPPLILLHGSGGHAEAYVRNLEAHAEHFSTWSIDMLGHGYTDKPGHPLEIHHYVDHLFAFMDAIGVERAHLSGESLGGWVVSRAAADHPGKVDRLVLNTAGGSQADPEVMKRIITLSMAAAENPSWETVQARIKWLMADKTKDYDDLVASRQRVYRQPGFVNAMRDIMALQDPEIRARNLMSADDYGAITAPTLVLWTSDDPTADVTEGRRIASMIPGARFEVMSGCGHWPQYEDTKTFDRLHIDFLLGR, encoded by the coding sequence GTGGCCGAGCACGAAAGCGTGTGGAGTGACCTGCAAGGTGTCCCGTTCGCACAGGGCTATCTGAACGCCGCCGGCGTACGAACGCGTTATCTGCACGCGGGTGACGACAGCAAGCCGCCACTGATCCTGCTGCACGGCTCTGGCGGCCATGCCGAGGCCTACGTCCGCAACCTCGAGGCGCATGCCGAGCACTTCTCGACGTGGTCGATCGACATGCTGGGTCACGGGTACACCGACAAACCCGGTCACCCGTTGGAGATTCACCACTATGTCGACCACTTGTTCGCGTTTATGGACGCGATCGGCGTCGAGCGTGCGCATCTGTCGGGGGAATCCCTTGGCGGCTGGGTGGTTTCGCGTGCCGCGGCCGATCATCCCGGCAAGGTCGACCGTCTGGTGCTCAACACCGCCGGCGGGTCGCAGGCCGACCCGGAAGTGATGAAGCGGATCATCACGCTCTCGATGGCGGCAGCCGAGAACCCGAGTTGGGAGACCGTGCAGGCGCGCATCAAATGGCTGATGGCCGACAAGACAAAGGATTACGACGACCTGGTGGCGAGCCGCCAGCGGGTGTACCGTCAACCGGGTTTCGTGAACGCGATGCGCGACATCATGGCGCTGCAGGATCCCGAGATCCGCGCACGTAACCTAATGAGCGCCGACGACTACGGCGCAATCACCGCGCCCACTTTGGTGCTGTGGACCAGTGACGACCCCACCGCCGACGTCACCGAGGGTCGCCGCATCGCGTCGATGATTCCCGGCGCCCGGTTCGAGGTGATGTCGGGCTGCGGCCACTGGCCTCAATACGAAGACACCAAGACTTTCGACCGTCTGCACATCGACTTCCTGCTGGGCCGCTGA
- a CDS encoding LLM class flavin-dependent oxidoreductase gives MKISLFYEFALPRPWSDDDEHLLLKDAMDEVEAADKAGFSTVWLTEHHFLEEYCHSTAPEMFLAGASQRTKDIRLGFGIMHLPPAVNHPARVAERIATLDLISDGRVEFGTGESSSIGELGGFNIDPADKRAQWEEALEVSIRCMTEEPFSGFSGEHIQMPARNVVPKPLQKPHPPVWVACTRPASVQMAAQKCLGALSFAYTGPGPLTERVNGYYKELEEVGVPVTPAINPNILAIGGDLSMMVAKTDEQAVQRLGMGGGFFSFGIMHYYMTGVHTPGRTGVWQRYLEECEKDPTLAYGPGRGAIGSPATVREFLRGYEESGVDEIILLLNPRSHEGTMESIELMGKEVLPEFIERDQRAVAEKAKRLEPVVEKIEARRPEPTTPAFDESYSFGGLPTGRGGKFTASEIPEAMAEINEGRVQAARRLKDESKK, from the coding sequence TTGAAGATCTCGCTGTTCTACGAATTCGCCCTGCCCCGACCGTGGTCGGATGACGACGAGCACCTGCTGCTCAAGGACGCCATGGACGAGGTCGAGGCGGCCGACAAGGCCGGCTTTTCCACCGTCTGGCTGACCGAGCACCACTTCCTCGAGGAGTACTGTCACTCCACCGCGCCGGAGATGTTCTTAGCCGGAGCGAGCCAGCGCACCAAAGACATTCGGCTTGGCTTCGGCATCATGCACCTGCCGCCGGCGGTCAACCACCCGGCGCGGGTCGCCGAGCGAATCGCGACCCTCGACCTGATCTCCGATGGCCGAGTGGAATTCGGCACCGGCGAATCATCGTCGATCGGTGAACTGGGCGGCTTCAACATCGACCCCGCCGACAAGCGCGCGCAGTGGGAAGAGGCGCTCGAGGTGTCCATCCGCTGCATGACCGAGGAGCCGTTCTCCGGGTTCTCCGGTGAGCACATCCAGATGCCGGCCCGCAACGTCGTGCCCAAGCCGCTGCAGAAACCGCATCCCCCGGTGTGGGTAGCCTGCACCCGACCGGCTTCGGTGCAGATGGCAGCCCAGAAATGCCTCGGCGCATTGAGTTTCGCCTACACGGGCCCGGGACCGTTGACCGAGCGGGTGAATGGTTACTACAAAGAACTCGAAGAGGTCGGTGTGCCGGTCACGCCCGCGATCAACCCGAACATCCTCGCGATCGGCGGTGACCTGTCGATGATGGTCGCCAAAACCGACGAGCAGGCGGTGCAGCGCCTCGGTATGGGCGGCGGCTTCTTCTCGTTCGGCATCATGCACTACTACATGACCGGGGTCCACACCCCAGGTCGGACCGGGGTCTGGCAACGTTATCTCGAAGAGTGCGAAAAGGATCCGACGCTGGCCTACGGTCCGGGACGTGGCGCGATCGGCTCGCCGGCCACCGTGCGCGAATTCCTCCGTGGCTACGAGGAAAGCGGTGTCGACGAGATCATCCTGCTGCTCAATCCGCGCAGCCACGAAGGCACGATGGAATCCATCGAGCTGATGGGCAAAGAAGTACTGCCCGAGTTCATCGAGCGCGATCAGAGAGCGGTCGCCGAGAAGGCCAAGCGGCTGGAGCCAGTCGTCGAGAAGATCGAGGCACGCCGGCCCGAGCCAACCACGCCCGCATTCGACGAGAGCTATTCCTTCGGTGGTCTGCCGACCGGCCGCGGCGGAAAGTTCACCGCGAGCGAGATTCCCGAAGCGATGGCCGAGATCAACGAGGGGCGCGTGCAGGCCGCACGCCGGCTCAAAGACGAGTCGAAGAAGTAG
- a CDS encoding IclR family transcriptional regulator yields MGETPRTSTAPGSQTLARGLTALQLVADAPAGMTVQQVADGIGVHRTIAYRLLATLTQFRFVAKGEDGRYRPAAGLAVLGASFDRNMRQLSVPILRALADDLGTTVSLLVAEGDQQVAVAVIVPTQVPYQLAFHEGSRYPLDRGAAGIALLASLPPRPDERDLVASARAQGWVITHGEIEPNTYGLAVPVHRDLWSSPACINLISHREDVVMSGKDAVVRAAKELSAVLG; encoded by the coding sequence ATGGGCGAGACACCGAGAACATCCACCGCTCCCGGGTCGCAGACCCTGGCCCGCGGGTTGACCGCGTTGCAACTGGTCGCCGATGCGCCCGCGGGTATGACCGTGCAGCAGGTCGCCGACGGCATCGGCGTGCATCGCACGATCGCCTATCGCCTGCTCGCCACGCTGACTCAATTCCGGTTTGTCGCCAAAGGCGAAGACGGCCGCTACCGACCGGCGGCCGGCCTGGCGGTGCTTGGTGCGTCGTTCGACCGCAACATGCGTCAGTTGAGCGTGCCGATCCTGCGGGCGCTGGCCGACGATCTGGGAACAACAGTCTCGCTGCTCGTGGCCGAGGGCGATCAACAGGTCGCTGTCGCGGTGATCGTGCCGACGCAAGTGCCCTACCAGCTGGCGTTCCATGAAGGCAGCCGTTATCCGTTGGATCGCGGTGCGGCGGGTATCGCGTTGCTGGCCAGCCTGCCGCCGAGGCCCGACGAACGCGATCTGGTGGCCAGTGCCCGCGCTCAAGGCTGGGTGATCACTCACGGCGAGATCGAGCCCAACACTTACGGTTTGGCGGTGCCGGTACACCGTGACCTGTGGTCGTCGCCGGCATGCATCAACCTGATCTCCCATCGGGAGGACGTCGTGATGAGCGGCAAGGACGCAGTCGTCAGGGCAGCCAAGGAATTGTCGGCGGTCCTCGGCTGA
- a CDS encoding bifunctional 3-(3-hydroxy-phenyl)propionate/3-hydroxycinnamic acid hydroxylase — protein MSEGSQVQDADVDVVVVGAGPVGLTLANIFGLQGVSTLVVEERDTLIDYPRGVGLDDESLRTFQALGLVEHVLPHTVPNQILRFVDARRRVLAEMAPPDARFGWPKRNGFVQPLVDAELLRGLSRFEHVEVQWARTMASYTETSDAVTVLLDGDGGPTSVRTQYVVGCDGGRSATRRLMGVSFDGTTSPTRWLVVDIANDPLGHPNSEVGADPARPYASISIAHGIRRFEFMIHADETDEQAEDPAFLAQMLSSMVPHPDRVDVIRHRLYTHHSRIAGAFRKGRVLLAGDAAHLMPVWQGQGYNSGIRDATNLGWKLAAVVNGYAGDALLDTYDVERRKHARAMIDLSTMVGRVISPTNRRVAAARDLLVRSASIVPSLKRYVLEMRFKPMPRYEQGAVVHADPRRADSPVGTLFVQPRVDTRERENVLLDDVLGSGFAVICWNNNPREILGAKAFADWQALGAKLVAARPLTQLHWDGHDDPDVTVVGDRAGQLKAWFDGHRESVLFLRPDRCIAGACIAQLAPELSASLFDALTLTPRGGDIRSANRPVLHVPQSTAQSARAVAGPS, from the coding sequence GTGTCCGAGGGGTCACAGGTCCAGGACGCGGACGTCGACGTCGTCGTCGTCGGCGCCGGGCCAGTCGGCCTGACACTGGCCAATATCTTTGGCCTACAAGGTGTCAGCACCCTGGTGGTCGAAGAACGCGACACGCTGATCGACTATCCCCGCGGGGTAGGCCTCGACGACGAGTCGCTGCGCACCTTCCAGGCGCTCGGTCTGGTCGAGCATGTCCTGCCGCACACGGTACCTAACCAGATTCTGCGTTTCGTCGACGCTAGGCGTCGTGTCCTTGCCGAAATGGCGCCTCCCGATGCACGTTTCGGCTGGCCTAAGCGCAACGGCTTCGTCCAGCCGCTGGTCGACGCCGAGTTGCTGCGCGGCCTGAGCAGATTCGAGCACGTCGAGGTGCAGTGGGCGCGGACCATGGCCTCCTACACCGAGACGTCCGACGCGGTCACCGTGCTGCTCGACGGCGATGGCGGACCCACCAGCGTCCGTACCCAATACGTCGTCGGCTGTGACGGCGGTCGAAGCGCCACCCGGCGGCTGATGGGGGTGTCTTTCGACGGCACCACCTCGCCGACGCGGTGGCTGGTCGTCGACATCGCCAACGACCCGCTCGGGCACCCCAACAGCGAAGTCGGCGCCGACCCGGCCCGCCCTTACGCCTCGATCTCGATCGCGCACGGAATTCGCCGCTTCGAGTTCATGATTCACGCCGACGAGACCGACGAGCAGGCCGAGGACCCAGCCTTCCTCGCTCAGATGCTGTCGTCGATGGTGCCGCACCCCGACCGGGTCGACGTGATCCGTCACCGGCTCTACACCCACCACTCCCGGATTGCGGGGGCGTTCCGCAAGGGACGTGTGTTGCTGGCCGGCGACGCCGCGCACCTGATGCCGGTGTGGCAGGGGCAGGGCTACAACAGCGGCATCCGCGACGCGACCAACCTCGGCTGGAAGCTCGCCGCGGTGGTCAACGGCTATGCCGGGGATGCGTTGCTCGACACCTACGACGTCGAACGCCGCAAGCATGCCCGCGCGATGATCGACCTGTCGACCATGGTCGGCCGTGTCATCTCGCCGACCAACCGACGTGTCGCCGCGGCCCGTGACCTGCTGGTACGGTCGGCGTCAATTGTGCCGTCGCTCAAGCGATATGTCCTGGAGATGCGGTTCAAGCCGATGCCCCGCTACGAGCAGGGTGCCGTCGTGCATGCCGATCCACGACGGGCCGATTCGCCGGTGGGAACGCTGTTCGTGCAACCCAGGGTCGACACCCGGGAGCGCGAGAACGTCCTACTCGACGATGTATTGGGCAGCGGGTTCGCCGTCATCTGCTGGAACAACAACCCGCGAGAGATCCTCGGCGCCAAAGCATTCGCGGACTGGCAGGCGCTCGGTGCCAAGCTCGTCGCGGCCCGGCCGTTGACCCAACTGCATTGGGACGGTCACGACGACCCCGACGTGACGGTGGTCGGCGACCGGGCGGGCCAGCTCAAAGCCTGGTTCGACGGGCACCGGGAATCTGTCCTTTTCCTGCGTCCCGACCGTTGCATCGCGGGAGCCTGCATCGCCCAACTCGCGCCCGAATTGAGTGCTTCCCTTTTCGACGCCCTCACCTTGACGCCGAGAGGTGGTGATATCCGAAGTGCCAATCGCCCTGTGCTGCATGTCCCACAGTCCACTGCTCAATCTGCCCGGGCCGTCGCAGGACCTTCTTGA
- a CDS encoding 3-carboxyethylcatechol 2,3-dioxygenase gives MSHSPLLNLPGPSQDLLDDIDGALTQAREFVADFNPELVVIFAPDHYNGFFYRTMPPFCIGTEAQGVGDYGTHQGPLDVPEATAVACAKAVLSAGVDLAVSAAMDVDHGTVQPLEKLFGTATARPMIPIFINSVATPLGPLHRCRALGTAVGSYLNTLDRRVLVMGSGGLSHDPPVPTLATATPQVVERIVHGRPMTPEQRAARQTAVMEAAKDFTAGNSALKKLNPGFDQRFLEIVDSGDLAELDTWSNAFIAAEGGNSAHEIRTWVAAFAALAAVGAYKTAVRYYRPVPELIAGFAIRTAVSA, from the coding sequence ATGTCCCACAGTCCACTGCTCAATCTGCCCGGGCCGTCGCAGGACCTTCTTGATGACATCGACGGCGCGCTCACGCAGGCAAGGGAATTCGTCGCGGACTTCAACCCGGAACTTGTGGTCATCTTCGCCCCCGACCACTACAACGGCTTCTTCTATCGGACGATGCCGCCGTTCTGCATCGGCACCGAGGCCCAAGGAGTCGGCGACTACGGAACACACCAAGGACCGCTCGACGTGCCCGAAGCTACCGCGGTCGCCTGCGCGAAGGCCGTGCTGTCGGCCGGCGTCGACCTCGCCGTTTCGGCGGCCATGGATGTCGACCATGGAACGGTGCAACCGCTGGAAAAGCTGTTCGGCACCGCGACGGCCCGACCGATGATCCCGATCTTCATCAACTCGGTCGCTACCCCGCTGGGTCCGCTCCACCGCTGCCGCGCGCTGGGCACCGCGGTCGGCAGCTACCTGAATACGCTCGACCGACGGGTGCTGGTGATGGGATCCGGTGGGCTGTCCCATGATCCGCCGGTACCCACCTTGGCAACCGCTACGCCACAGGTCGTGGAGCGGATCGTGCACGGTCGGCCGATGACTCCCGAGCAGCGCGCGGCACGCCAGACTGCGGTGATGGAGGCGGCCAAGGACTTCACCGCCGGCAACAGCGCGCTGAAGAAGCTGAATCCCGGTTTCGACCAACGATTCCTGGAGATCGTCGACAGCGGGGACCTCGCCGAGCTGGACACGTGGTCGAACGCGTTCATCGCGGCCGAGGGCGGCAACTCGGCGCACGAAATCCGTACCTGGGTAGCAGCTTTCGCTGCGCTGGCGGCCGTCGGCGCGTACAAGACGGCTGTGCGCTATTACCGCCCGGTTCCCGAGTTGATTGCGGGCTTTGCGATCCGGACGGCGGTGTCGGCGTGA